Genomic DNA from Pirellulales bacterium:
GCGGCGTATGATTGGGCAATAGGAATCCTGTCTCGGATAAGTCCCGGAGCTTCGGCCCTGGGACTTTTTGCATTAATGGACCTGGCGGGAGTCGAACCCGCCGGACGAGGTTAGGAATCCTGTCCCGGTGACCGCACCACAGGCCCGACGATGTCAGTCCTGAACGTGGTGCGGTGATTCCTTGGCCTCCTCGATCCGTTTCAGTTCGGCGTCGATGACTGCCACTGACGCCTCATCGAACACGCGGGCATTTCCTGCGCGGCCGCACGGTTCAATTCGTCGAGCCCGAATGACGTACTCGACGCGATGCGTCGGCGCGCCAAGACGGCGCGCGATCTCGCCAATCGTGGGCATAGAGGGTGCTGAAGTGATCATGCTCACATCTCCGGAACGCGGTACTGAATGCCAAGTGCGACGTGCTCAATACGCTGTGTCGCACACCACGTAAGAGAGGCGAGTGGTCACAAAATCGAGGTGTGACCGCGTTTTGTGCCGCGGAGAGCGGCAGGAGAAGTGGTCATGACCACTTTGCGGTGGTCACGTTCAAGTGGTCCGTCACGGCATCTGGCGGACTTTACGAGTTCGCTGGTCGTTCTGCTGCTGGGCAAATACCTCAACGAGCTCTCGTGCCTTGTCGTCGGTTATTTCACCGCGTCGCAGTTTCTCGATGGTTGCTTCGGCTTCCTTTGCAGGCATCGACTTCTCGATCAATCGAGTTGTTTCCTGTTGGATGGCCTGATCGAGAATTGGCGCGCAAGATGCCTCTGCTTGATCCTCCAGGGCAATGTCCAAACCAACCCGCTGCGACTTGTTGATTGATGTCGATCGACTTCGGCCCCGCAACCTTAGCTCGTCGGCGATGGTCTGCCACACGGATGAACCAGAAACCATTGCTGCCGATTTGACGCCAAGGGCCCGAACAATCGCATTTCGCCCGAATAAATCGCGAGCGTTCTTTTGAGCACCACTCTTCCCCCGCTTTACTCCGTCAACCAAATCATGGTAGGTGCTGGCGCGCTTGGCTTTGTACTCTTGAATGGCTGCATCAAGGTCTTGCTGTGTCCAACTGCGCTTTGCAGCGCCTGCCGCCTTATGTTGCTTGCCGTCGCGATTGCGCGCCTCCTCCTGCATTGGCGCGTCGAGTACTGGTGCTGGCAATTTCTTCTTGTCGACGATCCAGCGCCGGAGGCGTTCAAGCGGTACGTATACGCGACCGTTATCCGGGCATGAAATATATGCACGCAGTTGAATCCCAGTGTCGGCCGTAACATACTCGACCTTCTCAACGTGGTCATTGCCGCATGCGTTGCAGGCCACTGACGCTGCATTGTCTGTTGGGCGTAGCACGCCACTCGCTACGAGCTTGCCCAACAAACGCGGTGACCAACTCATGGCTTCATCCGAGTCTATATCGCACACCCCCACGGCAGCTCGCCGCGTTAGGTCTGCAAGTATGGCGTGATCTCCTTCGGCGTTTTCTCCATCAAGTTGTTCGACCGCTAAACGCATCCACGGTAGTCGTTCCTCCAATGTAAGCTTTTGCCATGACTTGTAGTTCATCCCATTAGTGCGTTGCAACACGCTCGCCGCTAACTCCGAGTCCTCAGCGTTGGAAAGCAAGCCCACATTATGTGGATAGTCTCGGTCCCAATTCGGCAATGGCAATGGAAAGTCCGTTCGATTCAACAGCTGAGCTGCGAGCACATGATATTCATCGAATTCGTTCATCGGGTATTACGGCAAGCTGCTGCTCAATCTCATACGCGCGCAATTCCCCATCGCTTCAAATACTTTTCGACCACGTCACGCAGCTCTTCGCGCTTATTCTTTAGGCTTGTGGAGTCAGGAAACGTTAGATCGAAAGTTAACGTCTGTTGGCGACCTTTACCCATGTTTACCCAGCGGACGCTGATTGTTGCCTGAGTGATATTGACGACTGAATCGGGAAGATTCTCTCGATTGAGATACTTCGTTAGCATGTCGTAGATGCGGTCCTTGTGGGCGGCCGAGTCCGCTTCGAGCGTAACGCGATCCTTCGAAGCACCAACGACTGATAGCCGAAGCTTCCGAACACGAACTTCTTCAATGCCATCCGCCGGGTCGGTAGGGAAGCCAAAATCTCGTGATTTTAGGCCGTTCAATTCATACGGGTGTCCACCCGGCTTGGCCGGCGGTAGTTCTTGTTCAAGAATCGTACGGCAGAAAATAACTTGCAGTGCCTCATGCACTGGCTTGCCGCCTTGCGCATTGATGTGGATGGAGCCTTCCTTAGGATCGTAAATGAAGACAACTTCGAATGCAGGCGTCTGCGGTCGTCGGACCAGCCGAGCGCGATCGTCGTGACCCACATAGGTGTTGGCATAGTCATCTGGATATGCGAAGAAGTAGTGTAGTCTGTCGTTCCTTAAATAGTGATCGACAGTGCACCGATGGCCGCGACCCTGGGTAGATCGATAATATGCGGCCAGCGCGTTTTGGAAGCTGGCGATCGCGGTCGCCGTCTTGTTGGGAGCGTGCTGGGGCATCCCAGTTCGTATCTTCCAATACCTTTGCGGCAACGTATTCGCACCATTAATGATTGAGGCGACTTCAAACACGTGCGGATAGTGGATTGCGACCCACATCGCTTTGTCACGATGACTTGGAAAGTCTGCCAGTTCCGTGGTTAGGTCCAATCCGTGAAACCGGCCTTCTTCAATCAGTGCCTGGATTCCTAGGTTGTTCGCGAGCTCCTCCGCGTCTTCAAACCGCCTCTCAATTGCTGCACGCTGCCCATCTGGTAACTCCAATAGCGCGTCGTAGACAACCTCGACGTTGTTCTCATTGGCAGAATTCCAATCAACGCCCGCGGTGGGCGCCAAAGCAGTAACGCACTCTTGAATCAATGTCGTCGAGGTCTGGCGCAAAAACGTCTTCGGTGCGTAGGTACTGGTCATCGTCGCTCCTTCAGTCGTGGGGTGTGCTCAGCTATTCGACCATCGCAAGCGTCTTTTCAGCCGATTAAGGTGGCTATATGGAATCACCTGTTCTCGCTGTAGTCTGCCAACCACAATGCCAGGTGCAATGCCGATCTCCGCTGCAAATGTCGTCACGTCGGCGTGACTCTTTAGGCCAGTTAATTGGGATTCAAATCGCTTGGGAATTAACATGGTTGCCGCAAAATCATTTGCATTCTGTTCGCGTGGATCATCTTGATACTCTATGTCAACGAAGGTTTCTTTCTTGCTGTCATTCAGAATATGTCCCGCTTCGTGAAAGAACGTGAACCAAAAACGATCATCGCTTTTGCCCCTTAAATTTAGTCCGATCATTGCCTTATCTGGTGTAAGCCACTTTGCCGCACCGCTCACCGGTGCACCCTTGACTTCAGGTATTAGAACCAGGGCCACACCGCCACCTGCACATCGTTCGACCATGTCCGGAACAAAGACTTCGGGCTCCTCAATCGTTAGTGCCCGAATATCGTCGACTGCTGCCTTGAATACGTGCCGACTAAAACGTGCGCAATCTTGCGCGCACGCACTCAGTTCGCATAGTCGCAACCACGTTGCAATCGCTCCGACATTTCCCTTGACCTTGGGCGACTTACGGAACGCAAACTGCGGCAACTCCCAGCCCTCCCGCCAGGCATCCACATTTGCTACTCCAAAGAAACATAGTACTTCATCTAGCAAGTTGATAGCGCTTACTTGCTTCTTGATACACCCGCGCGCAATCAAGTCATTGGTAGGAATTGCCTTCAACCATTCAAGGCCTTTTTGAAGTCGGTCCTTTTCCTCAATACGAGCAAGTTGCTCTCGATAAATCGCCTCCAGATTGTTCCACATGCGCGCAGCAACGCCCGTGACGCGTTCCAAGCGAATTGCCGTATCCTGTGTGATGGGGGCAATTCCTTTAACGATTTGATTGACGTGCTTAACCGAAAGGTCAGCCCGCTTTGCAAGTTCCTTTTGGTCAATACCACGCGAATCAATGGTTTCTTGTAACGTCTGTCCAGGAGGGACAGCATAGTCAGGTTCGTATTTGTATCGCGTCATCTCTTTTTTATTTCGCGACATGATTGTCCTCTATACTTTCTTATAGTGGTCGGCAGCAGACTCGCGTCGGCATATACCGACCTGGAAGCGTGGCTTCCGTCCCCACCAGATCAACGAGACCGGCATACTAGTGATAGTCAACGACTTCGCAGATCATGATTGCAACAACCTGGGACCAGTCCAAACCACCATCAGCTTTCTTAGGGCAAGGATTGTGGGCCGGCTCAAAGATGAGCCGACGGGGGTGAACCAGATCGACGGCAAGTTGCCCCTTCCGATCCTGGCTCAGTTCGTGGCAGCGCGCGGCGAGGATGCTGCCGATATCCGCAAGGTTCGATGCCGCCTTTAACTCCATCAAGCGCTGCTTCAACTTTGCCGAGTTGCGCAATCCAAGCACTGCGCGCATTTCCTTCTCGGAGCTGCACAGTTTCTGCATCTTCCTTGAAGTAAAGTGTATTTCCATAATCGGTCTTAGTGTATAAATAGTTTACCTATTTGGTAAATCAAAATCAATTACTATTCCGTATTTGCCGAGGAGCTCAGCAAAGTTATGACCCCGCCGGCCTATAGCCACTAGTCGGGGGGCCAGCGCACTTAGTAAAGTAAGGCATAAATTCAGCTTGATCAGTCCAGCACGTATCCAGTCGCAATGTTCAACACGAATTCAAAGGTACTGGAATTGTTATCCTGGCATGGACACGATGCGGGTGGCATCTCTGTCCCATTCCAGTCTGCGGGGAGTCCACTTGGCTCTCGAGTTACAACGCCACTCGTTCTGAGGCTCCGTGAACTTGCACGTGCACTGGCAAATCGGGAGGACAATGCGCCTCGATGGATTTTCCTCGTAGGTGGACCAGGAAACGGAAAGTCAGAGACGGTTCAGGACTTCTTGGAGAGCTTGGACGATGCTCTTGCGATGGAGGGATCGCTGATCTCGATCCTAAGAGAGAAATTCCGGCCAACGCCGATCGTCCGTCGTAGCGTAGAAGTCTTACCTGCAGATTGCACACGCAATGCCGAATCATTCGCGAGTGCGATTGGCAGGCTAATTGTAGTCCAAGATGCGACTGCAAGCGACGACGCCTTTGGCGATGCAGCACAACGTCTTGCTTTCGACCTAACCGAGTTGGTTACATCCGGCGAGTCTCCTCGGCCCGTCGTCGTCGTATGTGCTAACCGTGGTCTGCTCGCCCGGACTGTCAATGTCGCATCCGTTGAATATGGTCCGAATTATGAAGTTACTCAGCTATTGGAAAACATCCTCCGAGCCTCAAGTTTGGGTATTGATGCACTTACTACCGAACGCAAGTCCTGTTGGCCGCTCGATTCCGATTGCTTGGCGGCATGCTGGCCAATGGACCTGGAATCGTTACTTGCCGCCGATTCCGGCACAGACCCATTTGGCTCCATGATACAGTTGGCAGTATCGGAGTCGGAATGGGAAATATCCGGTCGATGTTCAGATTGTGATGCGCAGAGTATTTGTCCGTTTCGGCAAAACGCGCAGTGGTTAAGAACCTCGCGACATGTAACTGGCTTGCGGACCATCCTTCGTCGCGGAGAACTTGCGACGGGCCAACGCTGGAATCTTCGAGGGTTATTTTCCCTTGCCGCAGAGCTTTGTGTCGGAGAGTGGAGTGACTTCGGGGAGAGTGACCATCCATGCCATTGGGTT
This window encodes:
- a CDS encoding helix-turn-helix domain-containing protein; translated protein: MSRNKKEMTRYKYEPDYAVPPGQTLQETIDSRGIDQKELAKRADLSVKHVNQIVKGIAPITQDTAIRLERVTGVAARMWNNLEAIYREQLARIEEKDRLQKGLEWLKAIPTNDLIARGCIKKQVSAINLLDEVLCFFGVANVDAWREGWELPQFAFRKSPKVKGNVGAIATWLRLCELSACAQDCARFSRHVFKAAVDDIRALTIEEPEVFVPDMVERCAGGGVALVLIPEVKGAPVSGAAKWLTPDKAMIGLNLRGKSDDRFWFTFFHEAGHILNDSKKETFVDIEYQDDPREQNANDFAATMLIPKRFESQLTGLKSHADVTTFAAEIGIAPGIVVGRLQREQVIPYSHLNRLKRRLRWSNS